In Natronolimnobius baerhuensis, a single window of DNA contains:
- a CDS encoding CBS domain-containing protein → MNIADIATPEYVEVDVGTRMGKVRSMFEGGTPKGIIVTDDGDYEGVISEREVLQSHVEDDAKVAALIKPSRNDPAPKIDREEDVRETARVLVESNAKVAPVFEHGDLWGVISDDAILEAVLENLDALSVEDIYTAEPVTLQEDDGVGKAINHLREYGISRLPILNDNGYLTGVVTTHDIADFVIRENHKTTTGDRVGDSDRLLDVPIYDIMNSPVRTTTLDTTAKEAVETMVEDDYAGLMVTPEDDDRVVIGVITKTDVLRALTFTEEERMDVQISNISMLDTISRDGVVEGIEDVADKYADMQVHHANVRFKEHKEKLRGTPLIHCQIRLRTNKDQVAGTGEGYGAENAFRVALDKLERNVLEMKGVVSDEEYRGQLLRKLNEL, encoded by the coding sequence ATGAATATCGCTGATATCGCCACCCCGGAATATGTCGAAGTCGATGTTGGGACGCGAATGGGGAAGGTCCGTTCAATGTTTGAAGGCGGCACCCCCAAAGGAATTATCGTCACCGATGACGGCGACTACGAGGGCGTCATCAGCGAACGGGAGGTCCTCCAGTCACACGTCGAAGACGATGCCAAAGTCGCAGCGCTGATCAAACCCAGCCGAAACGATCCAGCGCCTAAAATCGACCGCGAGGAGGACGTTCGCGAAACTGCACGCGTCTTAGTCGAGAGCAACGCCAAGGTCGCCCCCGTCTTCGAACACGGCGACCTCTGGGGCGTCATCTCCGACGATGCCATCCTCGAGGCCGTCCTCGAGAACCTCGATGCACTGAGCGTCGAGGACATTTACACGGCAGAGCCAGTGACGCTGCAAGAAGACGACGGCGTCGGCAAGGCGATCAACCACCTACGCGAGTACGGCATCTCGCGACTGCCAATCCTCAACGACAACGGCTACCTCACGGGTGTCGTGACGACCCACGACATCGCCGACTTCGTCATCCGCGAGAACCACAAGACGACGACTGGCGACCGCGTCGGCGACTCAGATCGCCTCCTTGATGTCCCGATATACGACATTATGAACAGCCCGGTCCGGACGACCACGCTCGATACGACCGCCAAGGAGGCCGTCGAGACGATGGTCGAAGACGACTACGCGGGCCTGATGGTTACGCCCGAGGACGACGACCGCGTCGTAATCGGCGTCATCACCAAGACCGACGTCCTACGTGCGCTCACGTTCACCGAAGAAGAGCGCATGGACGTCCAGATTTCGAACATCTCGATGCTGGATACGATCTCCCGCGACGGCGTCGTCGAGGGCATCGAAGACGTCGCGGATAAGTACGCCGACATGCAGGTCCATCACGCCAACGTTCGGTTCAAAGAACACAAAGAGAAACTGCGTGGGACCCCACTTATCCACTGTCAGATCCGCCTGCGGACGAACAAAGACCAGGTCGCTGGCACCGGCGAAGGCTACGGCGCAGAGAACGCCTTCCGCGTCGCACTCGACAAACTCGAGCGCAACGTCCTCGAGATGAAAGGCGTTGTCAGCGACGAGGAGTACCGCGGTCAACTCCTGCGAAAGCTGAACGAACTGTAA
- a CDS encoding bacterio-opsin activator domain-containing protein — MASVNKTQEQSGDDTVVEVEFTVSDPQYPLVALSAETSCVVELIQLLPRSNGSYTVFQRVTGCPVEQVLSILESYDKLEACVVSETDTDAVLEVRIDEDGNFFTISLTDAGAIPTELSSRDGTARIVAEIPAIYSASTVIEEFQAAYPAVEIVARRQKDYSVSLFRQQELYESLLSALTPRQHEALFLAYMSGFYDWPRKATGEELAAEMDVSPPTFHEHRRSAEQTLLSVVFET; from the coding sequence ATGGCATCTGTGAACAAGACACAGGAGCAATCGGGGGACGATACTGTCGTCGAAGTCGAGTTCACGGTCTCGGATCCGCAGTATCCGCTGGTTGCACTCTCGGCTGAGACGTCGTGTGTCGTCGAACTCATTCAACTGCTCCCGCGAAGCAACGGCTCCTATACCGTGTTTCAGCGCGTTACTGGCTGTCCAGTCGAACAGGTCCTGTCGATTCTCGAGTCCTACGACAAACTCGAGGCGTGCGTGGTCAGCGAAACCGACACGGATGCGGTGCTCGAGGTACGGATCGACGAGGACGGCAATTTCTTTACGATTAGTCTGACTGATGCAGGTGCGATTCCGACGGAACTGAGCAGTCGCGATGGGACTGCACGGATCGTTGCCGAAATCCCGGCGATTTACTCCGCATCAACTGTCATTGAGGAGTTTCAAGCGGCCTATCCCGCCGTCGAAATCGTCGCTCGCCGGCAAAAGGATTACTCCGTCTCACTCTTTCGACAACAGGAACTGTATGAGTCATTACTCAGTGCACTCACGCCTCGCCAACACGAGGCGCTCTTTCTGGCGTATATGAGCGGATTTTACGACTGGCCGCGGAAAGCGACCGGCGAAGAACTCGCTGCAGAGATGGACGTTTCGCCACCGACTTTTCACGAACACCGTCGCTCTGCAGAACAGACGCTGCTCTCGGTAGTTTTTGAGACGTAA
- the radB gene encoding DNA repair and recombination protein RadB, which translates to MNDESIPTGCGSVDDLLGGGFERGTVTQVYGAPAAGKTNVALSAAVETAARGGTAVYIDTEGVSVDRFEQLLSARVDSSPAADEESSTLDIETVASRIVIEDALDFDEQAEAVRDTEEFAERADLIVLDSATGFYRLERTGDGDEGEALRSVARQVTHLLSLARKHDLAVVLTNQVFSDPDSDRTRALGGNTLEHWTGVVVRLERFRGGNRRATLEKHRSKSVGESAKFRITDTGLESGDQQRH; encoded by the coding sequence GTGAACGACGAGTCGATTCCGACCGGCTGTGGATCGGTCGACGACCTGCTTGGTGGGGGGTTCGAACGGGGGACCGTGACACAAGTGTACGGCGCTCCGGCCGCAGGGAAAACGAACGTTGCCCTCTCAGCTGCTGTTGAAACGGCTGCTCGAGGCGGTACTGCCGTCTACATCGATACGGAGGGCGTCTCGGTTGATCGCTTCGAGCAACTGCTGTCGGCTCGAGTCGACTCGAGTCCGGCAGCTGATGAGGAGTCATCGACACTGGACATCGAAACCGTCGCCTCGCGGATCGTTATCGAGGACGCGCTCGATTTCGACGAACAGGCTGAAGCAGTCCGAGATACGGAAGAGTTCGCAGAACGCGCGGACCTGATCGTCCTCGACAGCGCAACCGGATTCTACCGCCTCGAGCGAACTGGTGACGGCGACGAGGGCGAGGCCCTGCGCTCGGTGGCACGCCAGGTCACGCATTTACTCTCACTCGCGCGCAAACACGACCTCGCGGTTGTCCTGACTAATCAGGTGTTTTCCGACCCCGACTCGGACCGGACGCGTGCACTTGGCGGGAATACCTTGGAACACTGGACCGGCGTTGTCGTGCGCCTCGAGCGATTCCGCGGCGGCAATCGACGGGCAACGCTCGAAAAGCACCGCTCGAAATCGGTCGGCGAGTCCGCAAAATTCCGGATTACGGATACTGGACTCGAGAGTGGCGACCAGCAGCGACACTAA
- a CDS encoding beta-CASP ribonuclease aCPSF1, whose amino-acid sequence MSTVEQQLDDLQAEITSELPSDISVSSVKYEGPELVVYTRDPKKFANQGDLIRKLASKLRKRITVRPDPSVLSRPEEAREEVMGVIPEEAGVTDLDFHADTGEVVIEAEKPGMVIGRHGSTLRDITKNVGWTPEVVRTPPIESSTVSNVRSFLKQERDERRDILERVGRQIHREEMSDDEYVRITTLGCCREVGRASFILSTSETRILVDCGDKPGAEGEVPYLHAPEAFGAGPQTIDAVVLTHAHLDHSALIPLLFKYGYDGPIYCTEPTRDLMGLLTLDYLDVAAKEGRTPPYDSEQVREAIKHCIPLEYGDVTDIAPDIKLTFHNAGHILGSAVSHFHIGDGLYNVAFSGDIHYDDTRLFNGAVNDFPRVETLVLESTYGGRNDYQTDQQDSEEKLKEVINEAYDKGGKVLIPAFAVGRSQEIMLVIEEAMRSGDIPEMPVHLDGMIWEATAIHTTYPEYLRDDLRDRIFHDDENPFLADEFNHIDGGEEERQDVADGGPCIILSTSGMVTGGPIMSWLGHIGPDPDSSLVFVGYQAQGTLGRRIQNGWDEIPTSEVGAMGNGGGRGTLDLNVDVKTVDGFSGHADRAGLENFVKTMNPRPEKVLCVHGDERSTQDLSSALYHDYNMRTFAPKNLETFRFL is encoded by the coding sequence ATGAGCACTGTAGAGCAGCAACTCGACGATTTGCAAGCAGAGATCACGAGCGAGTTACCGAGCGATATCTCGGTCTCCTCGGTGAAGTACGAAGGCCCCGAACTGGTGGTCTATACGCGCGATCCGAAGAAATTCGCCAATCAGGGCGATTTGATTCGGAAACTCGCGAGTAAGCTTCGAAAGCGGATCACCGTCCGTCCGGACCCGAGCGTCCTCTCGCGGCCGGAGGAGGCACGCGAGGAAGTGATGGGCGTCATTCCGGAGGAAGCCGGCGTCACCGATCTCGATTTCCACGCCGATACTGGCGAGGTCGTCATCGAAGCCGAAAAGCCCGGGATGGTCATCGGCCGCCACGGCTCGACGCTGCGCGATATTACGAAAAACGTCGGCTGGACGCCCGAAGTCGTCCGCACGCCGCCAATCGAGTCCTCGACTGTCTCGAACGTCCGAAGCTTTCTGAAACAGGAACGCGACGAGCGCCGGGACATTTTAGAGCGCGTTGGCCGGCAGATCCACCGCGAGGAGATGTCCGACGACGAGTACGTTCGGATCACAACGCTTGGCTGCTGTCGAGAAGTCGGTCGCGCCTCCTTTATCCTCTCGACGTCCGAGACGCGGATTCTCGTCGACTGTGGCGACAAGCCGGGTGCCGAAGGTGAAGTTCCATACCTTCACGCACCCGAAGCGTTCGGTGCCGGGCCACAGACGATTGACGCCGTCGTCCTCACGCACGCTCACCTCGACCACTCCGCGCTGATTCCGCTGCTGTTCAAATACGGCTACGACGGTCCGATTTACTGTACCGAACCGACGCGTGACCTGATGGGGCTGCTCACGCTCGACTACCTCGACGTCGCAGCCAAGGAAGGCCGCACGCCTCCATACGACTCCGAACAGGTCCGTGAGGCGATCAAACACTGCATCCCACTCGAGTACGGCGACGTCACTGACATCGCACCCGATATCAAGCTCACGTTCCACAACGCGGGCCACATTCTGGGCTCGGCCGTCTCGCACTTCCACATCGGCGATGGCCTCTACAACGTTGCCTTCTCCGGTGACATCCACTACGACGATACCCGCCTGTTTAACGGCGCAGTCAACGACTTCCCGCGCGTTGAGACACTCGTCCTCGAGTCGACCTACGGTGGTCGAAACGACTACCAGACGGATCAACAGGACTCCGAGGAGAAACTCAAGGAAGTCATCAACGAGGCCTACGACAAGGGTGGGAAGGTCCTGATTCCGGCGTTCGCAGTCGGCCGGTCACAGGAGATCATGCTCGTCATCGAGGAGGCGATGCGAAGCGGCGATATCCCCGAGATGCCAGTCCACTTAGACGGAATGATCTGGGAGGCCACGGCGATCCATACGACCTACCCAGAGTACCTGCGTGATGACCTGCGCGACCGGATCTTCCACGACGACGAGAACCCGTTCCTCGCCGACGAGTTCAACCACATCGACGGCGGCGAGGAAGAACGACAGGATGTCGCCGATGGCGGCCCCTGTATCATCCTCTCGACATCAGGGATGGTTACCGGCGGCCCGATTATGTCCTGGCTCGGCCACATCGGTCCCGACCCAGATTCGTCGCTGGTCTTCGTCGGCTACCAGGCACAGGGAACGCTCGGTCGGCGCATCCAGAACGGCTGGGACGAAATCCCGACCAGCGAAGTCGGCGCAATGGGCAACGGCGGCGGCCGCGGCACCCTTGATCTGAACGTCGATGTCAAAACCGTCGACGGGTTCTCCGGCCACGCCGACCGTGCCGGCCTCGAGAACTTCGTCAAAACGATGAATCCACGCCCCGAGAAAGTGCTCTGTGTCCACGGCGACGAGCGCTCGACGCAGGATCTGTCCTCGGCGCTCTATCACGATTACAACATGCGGACGTTCGCACCGAAGAACTTGGAGACGTTCCGCTTCCTCTAG
- the nucS gene encoding endonuclease NucS, which translates to MTRSEDETRVDTLERPSLEAARETIASGIAREALVTAFGRCRVEYDGRAASSLAAGDRHVMCKPDGTILVHTDEGQKPVNWQPPGCEHTVELVEGEADTTESALILESTRSTPEERLRVTFETVLCVSVFAGTDDTDLSLVGTEEDLRERILETPDLLESGFTPLATERATPAGAVDIYGEDSAGRAVVIELKRRRVGPDAVSQLRRYVDALERDLHADAAVRGILVAPSVTDRASRLLSDHGLEFVSLEPPAE; encoded by the coding sequence GTGACCCGTTCCGAGGATGAGACCCGCGTCGACACACTCGAGCGCCCCTCACTCGAGGCCGCTCGCGAGACAATCGCCAGCGGAATCGCCCGCGAGGCGCTCGTGACGGCGTTCGGACGCTGTCGCGTCGAGTACGACGGCCGCGCCGCGAGTTCACTCGCGGCCGGCGACCGACACGTCATGTGCAAACCCGACGGCACAATACTGGTCCACACCGACGAGGGCCAAAAGCCGGTCAACTGGCAGCCGCCGGGCTGTGAGCACACCGTCGAGTTAGTTGAGGGCGAGGCCGACACGACCGAAAGCGCACTCATCCTCGAGAGCACTCGTTCGACACCCGAGGAACGCCTTCGCGTGACCTTCGAAACCGTCCTGTGCGTCTCGGTGTTCGCGGGTACCGACGACACCGACCTCTCGCTCGTCGGCACCGAAGAAGACCTCCGAGAGCGGATCCTCGAGACGCCCGACCTGCTCGAGTCCGGTTTCACCCCGCTTGCAACCGAGCGCGCGACACCCGCGGGAGCCGTTGACATCTACGGCGAGGATTCGGCGGGCCGCGCGGTTGTCATCGAACTCAAACGTCGCCGCGTCGGCCCCGACGCCGTGAGCCAACTCCGCCGATACGTCGACGCCCTCGAGCGCGATCTCCACGCCGACGCCGCAGTTCGGGGCATTCTCGTGGCTCCGTCCGTCACCGACCGCGCCAGCCGCCTGCTCAGCGATCACGGCCTCGAATTTGTCTCGCTCGAGCCGCCTGCAGAGTGA
- a CDS encoding GNAT family N-acetyltransferase, whose translation MGENLSVRRFRPANASRVRTLHEAAMRDIGAYIEDVPDDDLENVTETFLERDGEFLVGEVDGRIVAMGGFQLLKGDHYITNFLPELPETTVVLTRMRVDPAHQRQGYGQRIYEALEKRARNRGYTTIVLDTMASQAAARGLYETNGFEKVGRERLEVFDDDFEMYVYRKSL comes from the coding sequence ATGGGTGAAAATCTGTCCGTTCGGCGCTTTCGACCAGCCAATGCGTCTCGAGTTCGTACCCTTCACGAAGCGGCGATGCGCGATATCGGCGCGTACATCGAAGACGTGCCGGACGACGACCTCGAGAACGTTACAGAAACGTTCCTCGAGCGCGACGGCGAGTTCCTCGTGGGTGAAGTCGACGGTCGAATCGTCGCAATGGGTGGGTTTCAACTCCTCAAGGGAGATCATTACATTACAAACTTCCTGCCCGAATTGCCTGAGACGACAGTCGTGTTGACTCGTATGCGCGTCGACCCAGCCCACCAGCGCCAGGGGTACGGCCAGCGAATCTACGAAGCACTCGAGAAGCGTGCTCGAAATCGCGGATACACAACTATCGTTCTCGACACGATGGCGTCGCAGGCTGCAGCGCGAGGGTTGTACGAAACGAACGGCTTCGAGAAGGTCGGTCGCGAGCGACTCGAGGTGTTCGACGACGACTTCGAGATGTACGTCTACCGAAAGTCGCTGTGA
- a CDS encoding GntP family permease — MAFENPVIVFGIGLVVVVALLVWLRVPAFIGLIIATVVVGAATAEVPLADVPAETAGGFGETMTSVGIPILMAAVIGKTMMESGAAERIVRWFQSFTPDDKSYLALGGASGVLAIPVFFDNVFFLLAPLARSMRARTGRDYALFITIVGAAGVTAHGFVPPTPGPLAVALELGVDLGATILVGIAVALPTVFVSGVLYGKWINSRLDVPLRETMGSSVERVEELADRPTSKLPGVFEAALPIILAVMLIASNTTVDSLIDVGFLVEGGVADTVSSFVGDANIALTAAALAAAITYLRWESLEREVWSDELVDSLQSGGHIAAITAAGGAFGGMLAASGIGDFIATTLEGLGIPLLAAGFVIAATIRIAQGSATVALLTAAGIVAPLVGDLTVHPVYMVMAIGAGGTIFSWYNDSGFWIVKEIGGLTQEETFKIWTALTTIVSIAGFAVTFIMSQLFPMA, encoded by the coding sequence ATGGCGTTTGAGAATCCGGTAATAGTCTTTGGTATCGGATTGGTCGTCGTCGTTGCGTTACTGGTCTGGTTGCGTGTGCCCGCGTTCATCGGACTCATCATCGCAACGGTCGTCGTTGGCGCTGCGACGGCCGAAGTCCCGTTGGCCGACGTTCCAGCGGAGACTGCAGGCGGATTCGGTGAAACCATGACCAGCGTCGGGATCCCGATCCTGATGGCCGCGGTAATCGGGAAAACGATGATGGAAAGCGGGGCCGCCGAACGCATCGTCCGCTGGTTCCAGTCGTTTACGCCCGACGACAAGTCGTACCTCGCACTCGGCGGCGCGAGCGGCGTCCTCGCGATCCCTGTGTTCTTCGATAACGTTTTCTTCTTGCTGGCACCGCTGGCCCGGTCGATGCGGGCCAGAACAGGGCGCGACTACGCCTTGTTTATCACCATCGTCGGCGCGGCTGGGGTGACGGCCCACGGTTTCGTTCCGCCGACACCCGGTCCGCTTGCGGTCGCGCTCGAGCTTGGTGTCGATCTTGGAGCGACCATCCTGGTCGGGATCGCGGTCGCGCTTCCGACAGTGTTCGTCTCCGGCGTTCTCTACGGAAAATGGATTAACAGTCGACTGGACGTTCCCCTGCGCGAGACAATGGGATCGTCCGTCGAACGCGTCGAAGAACTGGCTGATCGACCGACATCAAAACTGCCGGGTGTCTTCGAGGCAGCGCTTCCCATCATCCTGGCTGTGATGCTAATCGCGTCGAACACAACGGTCGACTCGCTCATTGACGTTGGCTTCCTCGTAGAAGGCGGTGTCGCCGACACCGTCTCGAGCTTTGTTGGTGACGCAAACATCGCGCTGACTGCCGCCGCTCTCGCAGCCGCGATCACCTACCTTCGCTGGGAATCGCTGGAGCGCGAGGTGTGGTCGGACGAACTCGTCGACTCGCTACAAAGTGGCGGTCACATCGCAGCGATCACCGCGGCCGGCGGCGCGTTCGGTGGCATGCTCGCCGCTTCGGGTATCGGCGACTTCATCGCGACGACGCTCGAGGGGCTCGGCATTCCGCTGCTGGCCGCTGGCTTCGTGATCGCTGCGACGATCCGCATTGCACAGGGGTCGGCAACGGTCGCGTTGCTTACGGCGGCGGGGATCGTGGCACCGCTCGTCGGCGATCTCACCGTCCACCCAGTGTACATGGTCATGGCAATCGGTGCCGGCGGGACGATCTTCTCGTGGTACAACGACAGCGGCTTCTGGATCGTCAAGGAGATTGGCGGACTGACCCAGGAGGAGACGTTCAAAATCTGGACCGCACTGACGACGATCGTTTCGATCGCAGGCTTTGCCGTGACGTTCATCATGTCGCAGCTGTTTCCGATGGCGTAG
- a CDS encoding universal stress protein yields the protein MVVVTAIDGEEGSNRVLEEGEKLARQFDESLQIIFVYEPASHAYLTNQYMEITSDPSDEEAVTLAEKRIDDVVSDAIDEYEAIGKVGDPAEEILKHAGGVDARYIVIGGRSRSPVGKALFGSVTQSVLLDSDCPVLTILQ from the coding sequence ATGGTCGTCGTTACCGCAATAGACGGCGAAGAGGGGTCAAACCGCGTTCTCGAAGAGGGTGAGAAGCTAGCTCGCCAGTTCGACGAATCCCTGCAGATCATCTTCGTCTACGAACCGGCCAGTCACGCTTACCTCACCAATCAGTACATGGAGATCACGAGCGATCCGTCTGACGAGGAGGCAGTTACACTAGCCGAAAAGCGCATCGACGACGTTGTCTCGGACGCCATTGATGAGTACGAGGCAATCGGAAAAGTCGGCGATCCGGCTGAAGAGATACTGAAACACGCCGGTGGCGTGGATGCCAGGTATATCGTCATCGGCGGGCGATCACGATCGCCCGTCGGTAAGGCACTATTCGGCAGCGTCACCCAGTCAGTGTTGCTTGATTCGGATTGCCCCGTTCTGACGATTTTGCAGTAA
- the mutS gene encoding DNA mismatch repair protein MutS: protein MDPALGPPDAMAEKRDELTPMMAQYHDLCARYDDAIVLFQVGDFYETFCGAAERSARILEIALTSREDSTGEYPMAGIPIDSAESYIEDLLEAGYRVAVADQVEEPGETSGVVERAVTRVITPGTLTEDELLASDDNNFVAAVARGSGDADPATTADAELALALLDVSTGDFLATSSDSREAIADEISRFAPAEAVVGPDAPTDLCPDGCMVTPYDERAFDRELAGEKLATYFRNPDALLASDAEIRACGAVLAYAEYVRGGAHEGERGESGSDDADSTDATEPSDDSLEAPADGTHLEYLTHLTRYDPREYLLLDAVALRSLELFDPRGVYGRDDATLVGVLDETASALGGRKLRDWLRRPLLEPARIEARLDAVEELTNAVRTRERLHDLLRNVYDLERLIGRISRERANARDLRSLHETLAVVPEIREQVADADCERLASLHESLDPLADVRELLADAIVDEPPIEITEGGIIAEGYDEDLDRLRATARDGKQWIDDLEARERERTGIDSLKVGHNSVHGYYIEVTNANLEAVPENYQRRQTLKNSERFVTPELKDREDEIVGAQERADDLEYELFCNVRRDIAAEVERVQALADALATLDGLVSLATAAAQYDYCRPAIVARDGSGQASGGDGDRILEIEGGRHPVVERTQESFVPNNARFTDDRRLAVITGPNMSGKSTYMRQVAQIVLLAQVGSFVPAQSARLTPVNRIFTRVGASDDIAGGRSTFMVEMDELATILGEADERSLVLLDEVGRGTSTADGMAIAQAITEHLHDAVGATTLFATHHHPLTELTDALEGAFTLHFEVEQVDGEVVFHHEIVPGAASGSYGVEVATAAGVPEDVVERSRELVAAAEPLESGALEDDSIGSRSAAVSDPTLSPSATADGGDIPTDVAAELRALDLAHLTPVEALTELDRLKQLLEK, encoded by the coding sequence ATGGATCCGGCGCTTGGCCCGCCCGACGCGATGGCCGAGAAACGCGACGAGTTGACGCCGATGATGGCACAGTATCACGACCTCTGTGCCCGCTACGACGACGCTATCGTCCTCTTTCAGGTCGGAGACTTCTACGAAACCTTCTGCGGTGCAGCTGAACGATCCGCACGCATCCTCGAGATTGCCCTCACCAGCCGCGAGGACTCCACCGGCGAGTACCCGATGGCCGGCATTCCAATCGACAGCGCCGAGTCGTACATCGAGGACTTGCTCGAGGCCGGTTACCGCGTCGCGGTCGCGGATCAGGTTGAGGAGCCGGGCGAGACCTCCGGCGTGGTCGAACGAGCCGTTACCCGCGTGATTACGCCGGGGACGCTCACGGAGGACGAACTGCTCGCGAGCGACGACAACAACTTCGTCGCGGCGGTCGCTCGCGGCTCCGGAGACGCCGACCCCGCGACCACAGCCGATGCGGAACTCGCACTCGCCTTGCTCGACGTGTCGACGGGTGATTTCCTCGCGACGAGTTCGGACTCGAGGGAGGCAATCGCGGACGAAATCAGTCGGTTCGCGCCCGCCGAGGCCGTCGTTGGACCCGACGCCCCGACGGACCTCTGTCCCGACGGCTGCATGGTCACGCCCTACGACGAGCGCGCGTTCGACCGCGAACTGGCAGGCGAGAAACTCGCGACGTACTTCCGAAACCCAGACGCCCTGCTCGCGAGCGACGCCGAAATCCGCGCCTGCGGAGCCGTCCTCGCCTACGCAGAGTACGTTCGCGGCGGCGCACACGAGGGCGAACGCGGCGAGAGCGGGAGCGACGATGCCGACAGCACCGACGCGACCGAACCCAGCGACGACTCGCTCGAGGCCCCCGCAGATGGCACCCACCTCGAGTATCTCACTCACCTCACGCGCTACGACCCGCGGGAGTACCTCCTGCTCGATGCCGTCGCCCTGCGCAGCCTCGAGTTGTTCGACCCGCGCGGGGTCTACGGCCGGGACGATGCAACACTCGTGGGCGTCCTCGACGAGACCGCGAGCGCGCTCGGCGGGCGCAAACTCCGCGATTGGCTCCGGCGACCGCTGCTCGAGCCCGCACGGATCGAGGCGCGACTGGACGCGGTCGAGGAACTGACGAACGCGGTCCGGACTCGCGAGCGACTGCACGACCTGCTTCGGAACGTCTACGACCTCGAGCGACTGATCGGCCGCATCTCTCGCGAGCGAGCGAACGCACGAGACCTGCGCTCGCTACACGAGACGCTCGCAGTGGTGCCCGAGATTCGCGAGCAGGTCGCCGACGCTGACTGCGAGCGACTCGCGAGTTTACACGAGAGTCTCGACCCACTGGCCGACGTCCGCGAATTACTCGCGGACGCAATCGTCGACGAGCCACCAATCGAGATCACGGAAGGCGGAATCATCGCCGAGGGCTACGACGAGGATTTAGACAGGCTGCGCGCCACGGCGCGGGACGGCAAGCAGTGGATCGACGACCTCGAGGCGCGCGAACGCGAACGCACTGGCATCGACTCGCTGAAGGTCGGCCACAACTCGGTCCACGGCTACTACATCGAGGTGACGAACGCAAATCTCGAGGCCGTCCCTGAGAACTACCAGCGCCGCCAGACGCTGAAAAACTCCGAGCGCTTCGTCACGCCGGAACTCAAGGATCGCGAGGACGAAATCGTCGGCGCGCAGGAACGCGCGGATGACCTCGAGTACGAACTCTTCTGTAACGTTCGCCGCGATATCGCGGCCGAAGTCGAACGCGTCCAGGCCCTGGCCGACGCGCTCGCGACGCTCGATGGGCTCGTCTCGCTCGCCACGGCCGCGGCGCAGTACGATTACTGCCGACCGGCAATTGTTGCCCGCGATGGGAGCGGACAGGCCAGCGGAGGCGACGGCGACCGCATCCTCGAGATCGAGGGCGGTCGACACCCGGTTGTCGAGCGGACACAGGAGTCGTTCGTGCCGAACAACGCCCGATTCACTGACGACCGGCGGTTGGCGGTCATCACGGGGCCGAATATGTCCGGAAAGTCGACGTACATGCGACAGGTCGCCCAGATCGTCCTGCTCGCACAGGTCGGGAGTTTCGTCCCGGCACAGTCGGCGCGACTGACGCCGGTCAACCGAATCTTCACGCGCGTGGGCGCGAGCGACGACATCGCGGGCGGGCGCTCGACCTTTATGGTCGAGATGGACGAACTCGCGACGATTTTGGGCGAGGCCGACGAGCGCTCGCTGGTCCTCCTTGATGAAGTGGGTCGGGGAACCTCGACCGCAGATGGCATGGCCATCGCGCAGGCGATCACCGAACACCTCCACGACGCGGTCGGTGCGACGACGCTCTTTGCGACTCACCACCACCCGCTGACCGAACTCACGGACGCGCTCGAGGGTGCGTTCACGCTCCATTTCGAGGTCGAGCAAGTCGACGGCGAGGTCGTGTTCCACCACGAAATCGTCCCGGGTGCGGCGTCGGGGTCGTACGGTGTCGAGGTCGCGACCGCGGCGGGTGTGCCCGAAGACGTCGTCGAACGCTCGCGAGAATTGGTTGCCGCCGCTGAACCGTTGGAGTCGGGTGCGCTCGAGGACGACTCAATCGGTTCCCGTTCGGCCGCTGTGAGCGACCCCACACTCTCGCCGTCGGCGACTGCTGATGGGGGCGATATTCCGACTGACGTTGCAGCGGAACTCCGCGCGCTCGATCTAGCACACCTGACGCCCGTCGAGGCGCTGACGGAATTGGATCGGTTGAAACAGTTGCTCGAGAAATGA